Below is a genomic region from Oenanthe melanoleuca isolate GR-GAL-2019-014 chromosome 18, OMel1.0, whole genome shotgun sequence.
CAGATACCACAGCAAGTTGTATGGCAAGCAAGGCTTGGGAAAATCCCAGTGAATTACTGACCACTGTCAAAAAAGGTTATTTCTGAGTTTGTGGGAAAAGCAGATTCCATGAGAAGGGTAACACTCAAAATACCAGGATGTGTTATTCTATTTGGAAAGCTCTTGAAAACACAAAGGGGGTGGCAGAAGACCCCTCCACCCCATGCTCCCAAAGTGCCACCACctatgaacagagacatttacaGGTGAAGGACCCTCCTTTCAGTTGGTTTTCATCACTCATTGACAAGAACTTTTTAACACTGAAACACCAGACAAGAAGCTCCAACATTTACAAAAGGCCTTGAACAGAAATGAACTTCTAAAAGCAGCTTCTGCCTTATGGGCATGTCCATCATGAAACTGAGTTTAAGGTTTAATGAACAGTTTTCTAACTCCcataaaggcagaaaattaaatcaaacaaGAACATTACTCTGCTGAATACTCACATCTCTGCCACAAACACACTCCCCTCATGAAAGAAGGATAAGCAAAGCAAGACTTACATCAACAGACAGATCCAGGAGTTGTGCCATTCTCTTCATTGTAATTCTGGTATAATATTTAGCCATTATTCTAATATTCTGGAATAAAAGTGTTCAGAGTAGAGGGTTATGtgcaaaaaataattgaagcaggctgcaaaaatataaaagtcCATGTTAAAAACAGATTAGGAAATGTAGTGTTCTAATGGCAGTCCAGCATGGGGGACATGTGGGGCTGTGAATAAACAGCTCTTTTGCTGGTAGAAGGTATAAAAGTCTCTACAGGAtaaattattatgaaaataaatcaacCAATTAGGAATTTAATACAAAGCAAGACTTTCAGATTTATGTTTTATTGAAACATGAATGTTGAATCTGATTTGAGTGCAATATGCTCTTTCTGGTGGCAACTATGCCAAatataaacatgaaataaagATATACAAGCAAATAAAATCTTGACATACAACACAACAGAAAAGACACCTTACCTACTTCTTTATTAGCtacttttttgtcttctttgtGATTAAAACCAGCaagcaaaaagcatttttagctGAGGCACTGAGTAAACAGCTACTGTTTACATTGATACTTACATGTTCCACAACTCTGTTCTTTAAatctttccatctcttttcaCCTTCCTCTGTATAGCCAAAAACATCTGTTGCAGGACTGTCAAGGGATCCTTCTCTCAACTCCTTCCCATATTCTTCAACTAGGGCACTCCACCTCATCAGCTCCATGGTGGTAAATAGTTTTAGGAGGTCTCTAAATGGTTTAGTACAGTTGGATTACAATCCTGAATTAATAAGGCCTGGTTCATACTTTAAATAGATCAAAGgcataattttaaatgctttattctTATTACCATAAATAATGGAGGCAGCTCATGTCAGACTGTTTTTCTAACAAAGATCTCTCTCTTACAAGagacatttattttcacataGAACAACCACGGCATTTTTGCAGTATTCTTAATACAGCATTAAATTCAGAGTTGCTTACAGCAGACTCAGACTCAGCATAAAGAAATTTACTTGCACTGTTAGGGAGAGACACTTATTAATCTAAGAACTGGTTATTAGAAAGGATACTTACTTATACTTGGGGATTTCTTCTAGCTTTTTGTCACTACTAATTCTGTGCACCAAATCAGACTGTTCATTGTCATAAGGTGAAAGAATAACATAAAGAACAACGCTCTTCAGTGCCTGTTTAAGAGGAAAGAGTGTGGTTTTTCTCCTATAATTAAACAGAGGAACTGCCAAAACTGTTACAGAgcttagagtttagaatgtaAAAGATTTAAGCTCCGTGTATTAAGAAATTAGGGTAAAATTAATGTCATCTTTCTGAAATGAACTGTGGTACTTTTAAATTGACATAGATGAACCAAAATTCTAGTATTTCAAATAaacacatgaagaaaaaaaaagttttcaaacATGAAAGACTTCTGTACTGCACACACAACAGCACCACTGAGACCACACTTGCACAGCTGTTTGTAATCTTTACACTTGTATGAAACAGTTGAGACATACTCAATTTCAAAGGTAATATAATGAAGATGTTGGTTATAAACATTCTTTTGAAATCAACTCTATCATATCTGTTTTCAACTAACCAATTTGTTAATACagccatttaaataaaaacagactGATGAGCTATTTCATCCACTGTACACTGATGTGGTAAGAAATGGGTATTTGCCACATGGAAATACAGACATTTTGTATGGAAAGTTTGTTTACCTGTTGCCACTTTTCACtttcagcctggatacagggAGTGTCATAAATGGCTCTGTAGTGCTTACAGATGGAGAGGTAGGAGCCTTCATGCTGATCCAGCTGGATCATTAAGTTGTAGTATTTCAACTTTAGTTTCTGAAACAGTATCAAAAAGTCAAATTAACACAGCTCTATGAGAGGTAAATGAAATTCAGCTGAACcccagaaaagagaagaatttaaattaatacaCTTGTACCTAAAGAGAGGAAAGTCAAATTAAAATTTGGATGgggggagggagaaaagaatgagaaatcCTCCAATTACttacttctgtgttttcttcttgaaagaattttgtattaatttttttgctgatAATTTGAGTCCGAATATAATCTTTTACAGCTAGACAGAGTCTCATCTGCTCCAAGATAAATTCTACAcgttctttcttttccattgaACCGTAGGTTTCCACCTGAAATGAAATTGTAACTAATGTCGTCAAAGCTGAAACAAGTGAAGGCTTAACTATGCCAGAAGAGTGGGAGGCTGTCTGGAGGGGGAACACACCACAAACaaatcagcagaagaaaagctaTTACAGAGCAAGTGAAAATGGAACAAAGGttattctattttaattatCACTCCCACTTACACCAAAGAATCCACCAACACTAAACTCAGTGCACTAGGTAGAGAACTGAAATCTATTTTCCAAGTGGAAAATATTCTACGTAACCCAATTATGAGATTACCAAAAGCAGTTAAAGCTGAACTGCACTTTCACCAGTAACAGTCCATCTCATTCCAGCCATTTCTGCAAACATACTTAATTCAGTTTCTAAACACTCTCAGAACAGTCAGAATTAACTGCTATTGCTGATGCAATTCTGAGTTCCAAGGCGTTACCTGCAACTCCTGCAGAATCGAGGCAGCCTCTTTCACCTCCCCGTTCTGCTCCTTTATTGTTGCAAGTGTCTTTGTCAGGCGAGCACGTTCGATTTCCACATAGATCTGAGGGCAGAAGGAAGAATTTAAACATTGGAATTTTCTAAAGAGGAGTGCAAACTCTGAGACTGCAACTCCACTGGGAAATACACTTGATGCTGTCATCAAGCGCTACAACCACTTCATTTGTTGTGTATCCATCCACAACACTGGCACTGCCCACAATATATACTGATGAAATACAATGGATAACTGACACTTTTGACCAGCCATTAATCAACAAGACTTGATTACTAATAATTCAAACTAACAGAAGTCATAACATTGACCAAATTTGCCTAACTcagaattctttcttttcttaaagcAGAAGGAATGCAATATAAGTAACTCACTCGGTATTACCTTCTGGTTATCATAACTATATGTAATACTTTGCTAAGTGcaggagaaattaaattaaacctGCCCATTTCCCTAACAAACTCAAATacataacattttaaaaagtgaaaaggaaatGGCATTTTAGAATTTTGAAATGTATTAATTACACAACTGTATTAGTAACACAACCAGATACCTACATCATAGGAACACAACCAATAATTCAGCATATGATTTAACTATGTAAAATATCTGCAGTCTTTTGGAAGGAAATAAACTACGAGGCTTCTCAgggtaatttaaaaattggtATTAGTCTTACTTGcataggattaaaaaaaataatgccaaGAAACTATGCTTTTAAAGAAGGCAAACACTTTTATTCTACCTTTTAGACACTTAGTCTTAAATTAAAACCttacttttccttctgtgaCCATACGCAACGTGTCGATTAAGCGCAGTTTGACTGGTAAGTCTGTAATTTCTTCAACGtaagtgcagcactgctggaccATTTTAGCAACTGCCTAGTATgaaaacagaggggaaaaacatACCATGGTTTTAGATTTCCATATTGAATTCAAGCTGTAACACTCAGAGGTaagcaataaataatttcaCATCACATTAAAGAGACTCATTTCAGCAAAAAGCCACATCTCCTCTCTTTGATTCCTAAAGATGTGCACAATGATGCTACAGACTGGTGCTATAAGGCAAACATGATGCTGTTCCGTCATTTCTTTCATCTAAGTTTTAAAGTTGCAAATAATCCATACCATGCAGTTCTATCCTGAAAAGTAACTCCCCTTCTGCCAAATCCACAGGATTCACATGGACTGGTAGAACTTCTCTGCTTGCCCTAAGATCTGCATGGCTGAAGAGACCTGTACCCGCTCTTAACTGTGTGCACTACCCTCTCTCCTTAGAACAGCTGTAGATTCCTcaggaagggaagagggaggatttcttctttcagtaGCAAGTACAGGTATGGGAATGCGTACTTCTGGTAACAATACTGACAAAGCTggtaaaattattattaaaatacctaCTACTACAAAAAGCCCAGAAGTGAAACTTCTAGAAATTTCTTCCACAAGAAGTTCCTCAAAATTCAGCTGGAATGATCCACGCATTCATTCAGGTACAGTCTGTGCAGGTCTAAACTGTACTCCTACATTTACACACACTAGTGATGATTCTGCACTAAACAATAGGTAACCTTTTCCTTCCTAAAGCAATAATGCCATTAAAATTACCTGTTGGTCACACTGAACACACAGAGCGCAATGGACTTCGCTCTTACTTAAACACAAGTGCTTTTTGCCAAAGTATGCCAGTTTCAAAAGCAAGCATGCAAAGCACACATTTCATATAAGCACAATAAAACACAGTAACTCTGTTTAACATACATCTGAACATGAATAAGGAATATGTCTACAATATTCTTCCACACTTTTTTTGCAGAGTGCAAAGATGAACCACCATCTTTACACAGAAAGTCCCCACACATGGGGGAACCAGATACATAACAGAACTCCAAAATAcagtttgattttttgtttcaaagaatTAAATTCACCTGTTTTAACTGACTTCTTCTCTTTGATAgaagaataatattttcattaagaGCATCCCAGTCTTTAGCTTCGTAACACATTTTCACTATGGCAACCAAGATTCGGGATGTGGAGACCATGTCAGAAGCCTGCGACAAACCAAGAGCATGTCAGAGAAGGGATAAACAACCTGCAGCCTTCcaacacaaagggaaaaaaatcattgtgtCTGGTCTCACTgatttacttttaaaagaaagatgaCACTCTGAGTCCCTTCACTTTAACCCAGTGGAAGAGGAGGTGTGTAGCACATCCCAGCATCACCACGCACTACTCACCGTCCGTGTTTGTTTTTCCAGGGAGAGAAGGTTTTCAATGACTTCTTGCAATCTTCCTTCCTAATAAGACAGGCAAACAATTATCTCCATGAGTTAAGAACACAATTCAGTTTAAACTGGGAGTAGCTCAAATTCCcacataaataaaaacacagacCAGCCTATACactcatttttaatatttttttccttaaaaaatatatgcataGCACTTACTTTAAATACATGGCTCTACACAGAGATAAAACTGGAGAGGTACTAGTTTCATTTACACACAACACATGCTCTAAGTAGTCTGCCTTGGAAGAGAAACCTGGCAAGTTTCAGACAGGTTCGGTGAGCTCACATTTGCTGAGCTGCATGAAGACTCATTTCTTCTCTGGCCAAAACAGAGTTTTAGTGAGATCAGATATGCAATTAAATACCTTGGccaaaaaaattcttctcctATTACTTTCACCCATATTCATATCTTAATTACAGTGTATTATACAAAGCATTAACTACAAGCTTTACATGCTTAAGCATGGAATTATAATAGTTCTGTTTTGAGAACTATATTTGCCTTTGTTTAGAGGAGTGTAAGATACTACAATGTACTTTTAGTCCTCAGTTGCAAATCCTACCAAAtatctagtaaaaaaaaaaaaaagttaatatgGGTGAGTTTGTAACAGCCCATGGCAATGGTGGGACTGCAAAATATGCTTAGAAACTAGAAATGGTTAGAAAATTAATAACAAACcgaagaaaattaaatttgtttctaaaacatcccagctgaaatattttagacTACATACAATGGTTTGTCAGGGATGTGCTCTCACTGCCACAGAGTTCATATGTTTTGCAGAATGAAACACGGCCATAGTGTCCATttctttgcagagctgtgcttgtggGATAAAAATCCCTGAGCCTGCTCTTCATACAACAGTCTTAAAATAATCTAAcatgcaatttatttattttaaggcTACTGCCTTCAGAACTGTTCAACATGTGTGTCTTTCACAATGAGACGTGTGGATCAAGCAGAGCATTTGCAGCATGGAAAGAGTCAGATGCCATCCTATTGAGACAAAAAACGaacctgtggctgccccatccctggaagtgttcaagaccaaTCTGGACTAGTGAAAGGCGTCCCTGGCTAcggcagggggtggaatgacATGACCTTAACGCCTCtttcagcccaaaccattctgcgAGTCTATGGTTCTGGCTTTTCTGAGATGTGAGATGCACAAGAATCTCCAGGCCACAGAAGAACTTTTTTATAAAACACCGATGCTCCAGCACTCTGACCCCATGTGGAACACATCCTGCGGTCACAGGGCGTGTGCACAGACGTTGTTTACAGAGCCAGAGGAGGCAGAGACAGCCCTAGAGCCcgtcctggctctgtccctccattccaGATCCCTGGGGCTCGCATGGAACCGAGTTAAAGGATGCCCAGTGCTGCTTGTCCAACTCGACCTGGGACCTGTTACACCAAGGCAgctctggcacacagagccccGGGATGAACAAGCAACTCCGCGTTGCAAGGCCAGCAGGAAAGCGCCATGGGCCTTGTGCTGGACTGGGGCCCACTGGTTCCCTCACCCGCGAGGCTGCGCCCCGAAACCTCGTCCCGTctcaaaatcacagaataggCTGAGCTAGACGGAACCCACAAGGACCATCGAGTCCATCTCTTGGCCTCAGTTCTGCACAGAACATCCCTAAGAATCCACGTATCTGAGAGCGTTATCCGAACACTCCACGagctctggcagggttggggcCGTGACCACTGCTTGGAGAGCACTTTCAGTGGTCGGCCACCAACCTCCCTCCTGCCCACTCTTCCACACCAGCCCTGAAGCGGCGGAGCCGCTCAGTCCTTCCCTTCCCTAGCACGGCTCGGAGAGCCGCGGCCGGACCCCTCAACACCGCATCGTGGGGCAGGATCGCTCCGCGCCGCCTCCACGCGCGGCCTAGCGCGCCATGACTCAGCCCGTCCACCCCGCCAGGCTTCTCTCCCGCCTCACCTGCGCCAGCCGCTCGCACTCGGGCAGCCTCTGGTCCACGGTCGCGCTGTAATCCACCTCCATTTTGACGATGCGGCCATCGGCCCGCTCCGCGCCGCCCTCCGCCATGTCCGCCCGCTCCGCCGCCTCAGCGCTCACCGGAACCGGCCGGGCCCGCGCGCAGGCGCGCCGGGGGCAGCCCGGCCGAAGGGCCCCGCGCCGCAGCAAACAGGCACTGCCGACGCTACCCCCGGCCGCCTAAGGACCCACGGAGGGCGGGGCCACCTCTGAGGGGACCCGCCCCGCCCACGGCCCCTCTGAGGGGACCGGGACCGCGATCCGCCCTTCTGAGGGAGTGTGCCCCTCAGTCCTCCCCTCTGAGGAGATCTGCCCCTCTACCCGTTCCTCTGAGGGGACCCGCCCCGCCCACACCCCTTTGAGGGGATCCGCGCCACGCTCTGCCCCTCTGAATGGATCTGCCCCTCAATCCGCATCTCTGAGCCTCAGTCTGGCCGGGGGACTCCCCGGCACCCAGGAAGGGCAGCTGTGAGTTGGTGCCAGATGTGGCGGTGACATCTCCCAGTGACATCCCCCAGTGACATCTCCCGGAGTTCAGTTACGGTCCCCAGTGTGCCCCTGTTGTCACAGCCCCGGTATTGCTCGGAGCTGGGGGTGATGAGACAGGAGGATGGTGGGTTTGTGTTGTTTTCCCATTTGAGGACAGCCTGGCCGTGTGGACACGTCATGTGTTGCCACAGTGGAGCACTCTGGGTTCTGTAGCTGCTGATTTCACCTTGGTGATTTCACTGTATCTCATTCCAGCCTTGAGTCTTTAAATCGCTTAGCCTTGTTGGACAGGTGAGGGAAGGTCGGACACACCATGGTTTTTAAGAGCACGAGAATCCTGATCTAGACAGTGTTGCACCGTCAATGTGTTTGGTAAGTTGTGGATGTTGGTGCAATGCCTTGCATGCAGGTTGCCATCATCTCCCAACAAAATTTCGTACACTACAGAAGTTTCATTCACTggagaaattcagaaaaactCCCTCGTGTGTGCAAGCAAACATCTCAAATACTCAGGGAACACCCtgaaacagaatcacagaatgatttaggttggaagggactttaggatcacctagttccaaccACCTGCCATGGGAATCTTTAGATGTTATTTAGGATTTCCAGAAAGAAATTAGtatgaaattacattttgtgTTACTTTCAGACCATACTGTACACAGACCAACATGTTAACGTGGCAAAGGGGTATTTGAGATAACTGGTTTAAATCTTTTATTGACAGAATTAAGACTGAGATCCTACATCTGCTGCACTGGTGTAAATTCAGAGTAATTCAACTATGTGAATTCAGAGCTCCAATACTGTATTTTGCAACTGTGTCTAAAACATGCCTTCCAATTAGCACAGCACATACCACGGACTTTGAATCACTTTCTGTTTGAACACAAACTTATTTGAAAAGTCTGCTGACAGAATGTATCCATTAATCTTAATCATTTTTACTTAATTTCAGTTGACTCAAGAACTGATAATACATGCACGTATCACACAGAGTGTATCAGATGTTCTTCCTCAAG
It encodes:
- the PSMD12 gene encoding 26S proteasome non-ATPase regulatory subunit 12, whose amino-acid sequence is MAEGGAERADGRIVKMEVDYSATVDQRLPECERLAQEGRLQEVIENLLSLEKQTRTASDMVSTSRILVAIVKMCYEAKDWDALNENIILLSKRRSQLKQAVAKMVQQCCTYVEEITDLPVKLRLIDTLRMVTEGKIYVEIERARLTKTLATIKEQNGEVKEAASILQELQVETYGSMEKKERVEFILEQMRLCLAVKDYIRTQIISKKINTKFFQEENTEKLKLKYYNLMIQLDQHEGSYLSICKHYRAIYDTPCIQAESEKWQQALKSVVLYVILSPYDNEQSDLVHRISSDKKLEEIPKYKDLLKLFTTMELMRWSALVEEYGKELREGSLDSPATDVFGYTEEGEKRWKDLKNRVVEHNIRIMAKYYTRITMKRMAQLLDLSVDESEEFLSNLVVNKTIFAKVDRLAGIINFQRPKDPNNILNDWSHKLNSLMALVNKTTHLIAKEEMIHNLQ